The following coding sequences lie in one Clarias gariepinus isolate MV-2021 ecotype Netherlands chromosome 27, CGAR_prim_01v2, whole genome shotgun sequence genomic window:
- the magl gene encoding MAX gene-associated protein isoform X2 has protein sequence MEVDETELNLEKVELTGKSPQSVSDKMNEWGNNQANQYDTSSPIALTKSSTQESHSSSDIKVTLENESVWSRFHSLGTEMILTKQGRRMFPCCRFSLSGLDLQRKYFLVMDIMPLDDFTYRFNGNTWERVAVDEPHVLRQICVHPESPALGQQWMESPVSFYKVKLTNGSIDQDGCVLLRPMHRYLPRLHIVPVDPDSEKPITVHSPNIKTFSFPQTEFYAVTGYQNPQITQLKIDCNPFAMVFRKDNQSINPLKDKLRLCSSVGTHLQSPLLSLAWKLGGKRRQGAVKSTASTGIPDTRMCGPNSASHKEKEEICFKKRNDTLGCPNNIASCQESTDYSKNDAVVNKCPAETEPDEYLAPLDFESIIAVSLEEILPSTGEPVPPMSSSKNPNTSEDAVDSQISCTNSESPTNSSTAAQSPQAHWEPKSADLSLSRPPFLNRRQAHKHKPGPMLRCRRNRRGRKAKSKRWSNVKNAKPPAQVMPHNVPVQPDLEDVDGMLFVSFVAKEALNTSDENIKESESSLPPLSLTLHQSDNHEPESVSFSLAERIAKFEKMLLLQLKQQKHRQVIHPCLQDVGMKLGLLDPTLPIDLQYLGVHLPLSTSIHEGLDEMDPMSLSSSPDSAGCFVSRTGKTNDPTKIKGWREKFKTNIVQSTSEGPKDSSAFCSEMLDAYLENEAEQISDRVAVFSKCSSPVSYQLPSKSSSYVVTLDSLLKTRSLSSNKGCSKPTDQGSSKYSLRGSPSTDVSLSLEGCQTRLKTKREKGREFAHSFQAHQRTAPIGQASRSMSFDSRPRLKKQPGKSQLKMDSIVETASHGCSVSSPTIPVIREKKVENKTLLQEMEEEVFCQGKVRTHITTERAIAALKALINFKIPRKRSAVRKDKDHHKNENACSEDFCRLGCLCDSLERKIRGPTHCRRVECMFDCSCFKHKVLVLQPTSKTVANDQQDRKRSVMAFHPEKETRPPPAPNITTLWKRKAGEHDPEPLFQPASSIFRKSRSCPTDPSSQVQEEDKDPVYLYFESKMTCARVREYNSNPPPQIHMFPNKKQKTVPEQLNETAKAAEPPSSEKVPETNPTDTLIKTDEPKPTKLLEILSECNWEPHRSSVLSTLFRRMNSNLLSEPFCFGMYKIQLLSTTVKGVDRSSTIIYKVCISHADEKEMTSDLEPPLKKARKSLKGFENKEKLPQKADHKSGRKSSSLVEKQQKKPLSDNECGRKSSSLEEKQQKKPLSDNDCGRNSSSLEEKQQKKPLCNRLIGPLSFPTNAAPAGYLRADIKKPEDHPTQVLIQVNGKTYNQAKFLLGQLGALHSVNRFAAFVTGRLLPDQPKNEDITKTCPFNASLRPSSVIEVANVLNQTSPNLAVARPSLANVPEPNTTYKNTRTKTGRLNATFKASLKRSSVKELANVSNRTSSNLAAARPPLANVPEPDTTSKNTRTTTGPLNTTSKSAGQQPGLTPIVPDGTRFVLVPVRPSNFAAAPSSSLPPGQQVILKPAPGGQGSNFVCQYNGKLLELKPISPAPVVHLQPSSVSQGSTLQVVQTASNTCLPQDTKSLQKPLNSTPLSNVLPNPLPVIAPNVFSLSATSGIHIANGMPAFNVQSGFSGKAGTFSFRICPPNNVGKPIGSAEVCKPREHSSSTLMLPGGFTLIKLLHSAVPAVSANVTSVASHPAESPKNDESVKDSVQQSPSTSPEQTCQGSVSNTNPLPPPEPSNCISAQASEALNKSSSCIPSEDLYEDEPVEQFSQSVNTGTQDSKDWVPYGAEMVLQDDVSEWEPDDMDDWPPNGAERILWIDSEEENEDLDKELNNSLDVAAESPAADKVSELKNTTKTVKAILNSSDECLHVGTETPKSHNIHENDLPPKDDVCSKSSHVEQKQMMSTKPNNNKENVFDSYVSAENLKTGNVSKEEPLVIINKVDSNKQLQTTTETREQVAIQENTLPVLNKNEPYNDPTEKYLETNDPESNIKIQGVLSQNNDLHISAIETCNRQKGENTHFDSFVVSGQRLGSANIYSSSCKTDTCSVHDGDAKQHISSDNILPLISKEEPSMNQTVAEFPKDLSVQGLASENCLKNLKQKEFYNNPEDGHKDTDIAPNAVCSLLDGQTPMKLSTFTAASSKENGKRNVSPLLHNVHKSSTGLSDGFHKLSDSCPAVTKTDKQDLKEEKREAEDRNKLLKSKTAVEELSDSNDIIVDVVNLSEDEAEDQVAVVRRRFGNDIDNSSNDSEEDSNSDEEDWSNDYTSDSETSDDTGDTSIEYYTVRKRNARNAKRAASWKKNKYLSTEHPVDVLEKRLIHTENERVRRDEMRQYFYALKKALNIEERVSMCKLDILNQARLMIWALKDRSQCLEEKKKALLQRQSFYLNKILELSEKPEVKVNASFKKNCEQQQQQLGSQNTLQSSGPGQAVNTQRVDNDGNRLPPCLGSWNPPNYICKRSNKTLYQPSITDTENLSLPKIVLQSFSKTDAVKLTHDVRASLPSSTQVSNSAELLNAGDLELKDHNEKNEKSDAIRVCPNVIEKTLLSEHSNKGSPSSSSPVTESDVQKKSLSEVKKDEQTSAAMVKGRKKKVKYDVVIEEALSNPDVLGARQLRQRSPAVNGGATRGRSTNKRKRII, from the exons ATGGAGGTTGAtgaaactgaactgaatttGGAAAAGGTGGAATTGACAGGGAAGTCTCCACAGTCAGTGTCCGACAAAATGAATGAGTGGGGGAACAACCAGGCAAACCAGTATGATACCTCGTCACCTATTGCACTTACTAAAAGCTCTACCCAGGAAAGTCACTCAAGCAGCGACATTAAAGTTACTCTGGAGAATGAGTCGGTTTGGAGTCGGTTTCACAGCTTGGGCACAGAGATGATCCTCACAAAGCAAGGCAGACGCATGTTCCCGTGCTGCCGCTTTAGTTTGAGTGGATTAGATTTGCAAAGGAAGTACTTTCTAGTCATGGATATTATGCCTTTAGATGATTTTACCTACAGATTTAATGGAAACACATGGGAACGTGTTGCAGTGGATGAGCCACATGTGCTGAGACAGATCTGTGTCCACCCAGAGTCCCCAGCCCTGGGCCAACAGTGGATGGAAAGCCCTGTGTCCTTTTACAAGGTAAAGCTAACCAACGGCTCCATTGACCAAGATGGCTGTGTGCTTTTGCGTCCGATGCACCGATACCTACCGCGATTGCATATTGTGCCTGTGGATCCAGATTCAGAGAAACCGATTACAGTTCATAGTCCAAATATTAAAACGTTCTCCTTCccccaaacagagttttatgcAGTCACGGGCTACCAGAACCCTCAGATCACTCAGCTTAAAATTGATTGTAACCCTTTTGCAATGGTTTTTAGAAAGGACAACCAGAGCATTAATCCACTCAAAGACAAACTCAGGCTCTGCTCTTCTGTTGGCACACATTTACAATCTCCGCTTTTAAGTTTGGCCTGGAAGCTCGGCGGAAAGCGCAGACAGGGTGCAGTAAAGAGCACTGCCTCGACCGGTATTCCAGACACCAg aATGTGTGGTCCTAACTCAGCATCGcataaagagaaagaagagatctgttttaaaaagagaaatgacACTTTAGGTTGTCCAAATAATATTGCTTCGTGCCAAGAGAGTACAGATTATAGTAAGAATGATGCTGTTGTGAATAAATGTCCAGCAGAAACGGAGCCAGATGAGTATTTAGCACCTTTGGATTTTGAATCAATTATAGCTGTTTCTTTAGAAGAAATTTTGCCAAGCACTGGAGAACCAGTTCCTCCCATGAGCAGCTCTAAAAATCCAAACACTTCTGAGGATGCTGTTGATTCTCAAATAAGCTGCACAAACAGCGAATCCCCTACAAATTCATCCACTGCTGCTCAGAGTCCTCAGGCTCACTGGGAACCTAAGTCTGCTGATTTATCCCTGTCCAGACCACCATTCCTTAACAGGCGTCAAGCACACAAGCATAAACCAGGCCCTATGCTAAGGTGTAGACGTAATCGAAGAGGCAGGAAAGCAAAATCTAAACGGTGGTCTAATGTGAAGAATGCAAAACCCCCTGCTCAAGTCATGCCACATAATGTTCCTGTGCAACCAGATCTTGAAGATGTGGATGGGATGTTGTTTGTATCTTTTGTTGCAAAG GAAGCCTTAAATACTTCTGatgaaaacattaaagaaagTGAATCATCTCTGCCTCCGCTGTCTTTGACACTTCACCAGTCAGATAATCATGAACCTGAAA GTGTCAGTTTTTCTTTGGCGGAAAGAATTGCCAAATTCGAGAAGATGTTACTTCTTCAACTTAAACAGCAAAAGCACAGACAGGTCATTCACCCATGTCTACAAGATG TTGGAATGAAGCTGGGACTTCTGGATCCAACGTTACCTATAGACCTGCAGTACCTTGGTGTGCACTTGCCCCTTTCCACGTCTATTCATGAGGGTTTGGATGAAATGGATCCCATGAGCCTGTCATCTTCTCCAG ATTCAGCTGGATGTTTTGTGTCACGGACTGGGAAGACAAATGATCCCACAAAGATAAAAGGCTGGAGAGAGAAGTTTAAGACCAACATAGTACAGAGTACATCTGAAG GCCCCAAAGACAGTTCAGCATTCTGTAGTGAAATGTTGGATGCGTATCTTGAAAACGAGGCTGAGCAGATCAGCGATCGCGTTGCTGTTTTTTCCAAATGCTCATCACCAGTGTCATATCAGCTACCTTCAAAAAGCAGCAGTTATGTGGTCACCTTGGACAGTCTCCTTAAGACTCGATCTCTTTCATCGAACAAAGGCTGCAGCAAACCAACAGACCAAGGCTCGTCCAAATATTCACTCAGAGGATCTCCAAGCACCGATGTATCTTTGTCTTTAGAAGGATGTCAAacaagattaaaaacaaaacgagagaaagggagagaattTGCTCATTCATTTCAAGCACATCAACGTACAGCGCCTATAGGTCAAGCCAGCAGATCTATGAGCTTTGATTCTAGACCCAGATTAAAGAAACAACCTGGCAAATCTCAGCTAAAAATGGACTCCATTGTAGAGACAGCCAGCCATGGTTGTAGTGTGTCCAGTCCCACAATCCctgtaataagagaaaaaaaagtcgaAAACAAGACATTGCTTCAGGAGATGGAGGAAGAGGTATTCTGTCAAGGTAAAGTTCGTACACACATCACTACTGAGAGAGCAATTGCCGCTCTTAAGGCTCTGATTAATTTCAAG ATCCCAAGAAAGAGATCTGCGGTCCGTAAAGATAAAGATCATCATAAAAATGAGAATGCATGTTCTGAGGATTTCTGTCGTTTGGGCTGCCTTTGTGACAGCTTGGAGAGGAAAATTCGAGGGCCTACTCACTGTCGGAGAGTTGAGTGCATGTTTGACTGCAGCTGTTTCAAGCACAAAGTGCTTGTGCTCCAACCTACATCAAAAACGGTTGCAAATGATCAGCAGGACAGGAAGAGATCAGTAATGGCATTTC ATCCAGAGAAGGAAACCAGACCACCTCCTGCACCTAATATCACTACCTTATGGAAAAGGAAAGCAGGAGAACATGACCCTGAGCCATTGTTTCAGCCAGCCTCATCGATTTTTCGTAAATCTCGTTCATGTCCTACCGATCCCTCTAGTCAG GTACAGGAGGAAGATAAAGACCCCGTCTATCTGTATTTTGAGAGCAAGATGACATGTGCTCGTGTAAGAGAGTACAACAGTAATCCACCACCTCAGATACATATGTTccctaacaaaaaacaaaagacagtACCTGAGCAGCTT aaTGAAACTGCTAAAGCAGCTGAACCACCATCCTCTGAGAAAGTGCCAG AAACAAATCCCACAGACACTCTGATAAAGACAGATGAGCCTAAGCCCACTAAACTGCTGGAAATCCTGTCTGAGTGTAACTGGGAGCCTCATCGGAGTTCGGTGCTGAGTACACTGTTCCGTCGCATGAACAGCAACCTCCTATCTGAGCCTTTCTGCTTTGGCATGTACAAAATACAACTTCTTTCTACTACTGTTAAAGGAGTAGACAGGTCTTCTACAATTATTTACAAGGTGTGTATCTCTCATGCGGATGAAAAAGAGATGACCAGCGACTTGGAACCACCATTGAAGAAGGCAAGGAAAAGTTTGAAAGGTtttgaaaacaaagaaaaactacCTCAGAAAG ctGACCATAAATCTGGGCGAAAAAGTAGCAGCTTGGtggaaaagcaacaaaaaaagccACTCT CTGACAATGAATGTGGGAGAAAAAGTAGCAGCCTGGaggaaaagcaacaaaaaaagccACTCT cTGACAATGACTGTGGGAGAAATAGTAGCAGCCTGGaggaaaagcaacaaaaaaagccACTCTGTAACAGACTAATAGGGCCGTTGTCCTTCCCCACCAATGCTGCTCCTGCAGGTTATCTTAGGGCAGATATAAAGAAACCAGAAGATCATCCTACTCAAGTTCTAATTCag GTAAATGGCAAAACATACAATCAAGCAAAATTCTTGCTGGGCCAACTGGGAGCATTACATTCAGTGAATCGCTTTGCAGCTTTTGTCACTGGTAGGCTGCTGCCTGATCAACCCAAAAATGAAGATATCACCAAAACATGTCCTTTCAACGCCTCTCTCAGGCCAAGCTCTGTAATTGAAGTGGCAAATGTATTAAATCAAACTTCTCCAAATCTTGCTGTAGCCAGACCGTCTTTAGCCAATGTGCCTGAACCTAACACCACCTACAAAAACACAAGAACAAAAACGGGTCGCTTGAATGCCACTTTCAAAGCTTCTCTCAAGCGAAGCTCTGTAAAGGAACTGGCAAATGTTTCTAATCGGACTTCTTCAAATCTTGCTGCAGCCAGACCTCCTTTAGCCAATGTGCCTGAACCTGACACCACCTCCAAAAACACTAGAACAACCACAGGTCCCTTAAATACCACTTCAAAATCTGCAG GCCAACAACCTGGCCTAACGCCCATTGTGCCTGACGGCACCAGATTTGTTCTTGTGCCAGTAAGACCCTCCAACTTTGCTGCTGCTCCTAGTTCCAGCCTCCCACCGGGCCAACAAGTGATTCTGAAGCCTGCACCAGGAGGGCAAGGGTCAAACTTTGTATGTCAGTACAATGGAAAACTTTTGGAGTTAAAGCCCATCAGCCCTGCTCCTGTTGTTCATCTACAGCCGAGTTCTGTCAGTCAAG GCAGCACTTTACAGGTTGTGCAAACAGCATCTAATACATGCCTGCCACAAGACACCAAATCTCTTCAGAAGCCTTTGAACTCAACTCCTCTTAGTAACGTGTTGCCCAATCCTTTGCCAGTCATTGCACCCAATGTGTTTTCCCTGTCAGCAACAAGTGGCATACACATAGCTAATGGCATGCCAGCTTTTAATGTACAGTCAGGTTTTTCAGGTAAAGCTGGGACATTCTCTTTTCGAATATGTCCTCCTAATAATGTGGGGAAGCCTATAGGATCAGCAGAAGTTTGTAAGCCTCGTGAACACAGTTCTTCAACGTTGATGCTTCCTGGAGGTTTCACTTTGATTAAACTCCTTCATTCTGCTGTGCCTGCTGTTTCTGCAAATGTCACTTCAGTTGCTTCTCATCCTGCTGAAAGCCCAAAGAATGATGAAAGTGTAAAGGATTCTGTCCAACAGAGTCCCTCCACAAGCCCTGAACAAACCTGTCAAGGCTCAGTAAGTAATACCAATCCGCTTCCACCTCCTGAACCATCAAATTGTATCTCTGCACAGGCTTCAGAAGCCTTAAACAAGAGCAGCAGTTGCATTCCCTCAGAAGATCTTTATGAAGATGAGCCTGTGGAACAGTTCTCTCAGTCAGTAAATACAGGGACACAAGACAGCAAAGACTGGGTACCTTATGGTGCTGAGATGGTACTCCAAGATGATGTCAGTGAATGGGAACCTGATGATATGGATGATTGGCCACCAAATGGAGCAGAGCGAATTTTGTGGATTGACTctgaagaagaaaatgaagatttAGATAAAGAGCTGAATAATAGTTTGGATGTTGCTGCTGAAAGCCCAGCTGCAGATAAAGTCAGCGAGCTGAAGAACACTACAAAAACTGTTAAAGCTATCTTAAATAGCTCTGATGAATGTCTACATGTAGGTACAGAGACTCCAAAAAGCCACAACATTCATGAAAATGATTTGCCACCTAAAGATGACGTGTGTTCTAAAAGCTCTCATGTTGAACAAAAACAGATGATGTCTACCAagccaaacaacaacaaagaaaatgtCTTTGATTCATATGTAAGTGCGGAAAACTTAAAAACTGGAAATGTCAGCAAAGAAGAGCCACTAGTTATCATTAACAAAGTTGACAGTAATAAACAATTACAGACAACCACTGAAACCAGAGAACAAGTTGCAATTCAAGAAAATACTCTTCCAGTTCTGAATAAAAATGAGCCCTATAATGATCCAACAGAGAAATACCTGGAAACTAATGATCCTGAGTCTAATATCAAGATCCAAGGGGTTCTTTCTCAAAATAACGATTTGCACATCAGTGCAATAGAAACTTGCAACAGACAAAAAGGGGAGAATACACATTTTGATTCCTTTGTTGTAAGCGGACAAAGACTTGGCTCTGCTAATATTTACAGTAGCTCATGCAAGACAGACACCTGCTCTGTGCATGATGGTGATGCAAAACAGCATATTAGCTCGGATAATATTTTACCACTTATCAGTAAAGAAGAGCCCAGTATGAATCAAACGGTCGCAGAATTTCCCAAGGATTTAAGCGTGCAAGGTTTGGCCTctgaaaattgtttaaaaaatctcaAACAAAAGGAATTTTATAATAATCCAGAAGACGGCCATAAGGATACTGATATAGCTCCTAATGCTGTGTGCTCTCTACTAGATGGTCAGACACCCATGAAACTTTCCACATTCACTGCCGCTTCAAGTAAGGAAAATGGCAAACGAAATGTTTCGCCTCTTCTACACAATGTACATAAATCATCCACAGGGCTTTCAGATGGTTTTCACAAATTGTCAGACAGCTGCCCTGCAGTCACCAAAACAGATAAACAGGATTTAAAAGAGGAAAAACGTGAAGCAGAAGATCGAAACAAGCTGCTTAAATCTAAAACAGCAGTAGAAGAGTTGAGTGATAGTAATGATATTATTGTGGATGTGGTGAACTTGAGTGAAGATGAGGCTGAAGATCAGGTGGCAGTTGTGCGTCGCAGGTTCGGCAATGATATTGACAATTCAAGTAATGACAGCGAAGAGGACTCGAATAGTGATGAAGAGGATTGGAGTaatgactatacgagtgacagTGAAACATCAGATGACACT GGTGATACATCTATAGAATATTACACAGTTCGAAAGAGGAATGCCAG GAATGCAAAGAGAGCAGCTTCATGGAAAAAG aatAAGTATCTTTCCACAGAACATCCGGTGGATGTGCTAGAAAAACGACTGATTCACACTGAAAATGAACGCGTTCGCCGCGACGAAATGCGCCAGTACTTTTATGCACTGAAAAAAGCACTGAACATTGAGGAACGAGTCTCAATGTGCAAGCTTGACATTCTAAATCAG GCTCGACTTATGATTTGGGCTCTCAAGGACCGAAGCCAGTGCttagaggagaagaaaaaagccCTACTCCAAAGACAGTCGTTCTATCTCAACAAGATACTAGAATTATCTG AAAAGCCTGAGGTTAAAGTCAATGCGAGTTTTAAGAAAAACTgtgaacagcagcagcagcagctcggATCCCAGAACACTCTGCAAAGCTCAGGTCCAGGTCAAGCAGTAAACACTCAACGGGTAGACAATGATGGCAACAGACTCCCACCTTGTCTTGGAAGCTGGAACCCCCCTAATTACATATGCAAAAGATCTAATAAGACCTTATATCAGCCTTCTATTACTGACACAG